The following DNA comes from Salvia splendens isolate huo1 chromosome 17, SspV2, whole genome shotgun sequence.
CCATCAGCAGGGGAACCATAAAGATCAAATTCCTACAAAAAACATCATAATCCTTGTTTTGGAGTATTTTTCAAGGAAAGTACTAGTTATAAAGCTAGTTAAACAGACCTTGGACTTTGTCTTGGAATAAGGTGTGAGGCACGGATTCAAATTGTTCAGGAACATGTCATCTGGACTCCCCGGGGTCGTGTAATCCCTGGACCTATATTCCTGATCGTACTATTCAAAATAGTAAATAAGGTAAGCTAAAAAGATCTCATACATCAACAAATAATATGTGACACTTATGAAAGTCCCTTTTAGTTTAGCTGATGTAGTTGTTTACCGGAAAATTTGATGCGTCTTCTTGATCATACGATGGTGTCCTTGGGGAATTGAAATCGTCATCACAGAACCCTCTTCCGGAATATTTGTCTGCCTTAACCTGTGACCAAAGAGACACGAGATTGATCCACAATTGATCGGTATGATTAGCAACGATGGCCTATACCAGGCTACCAGCATTAATCCATAGCAACTTTAATTGTTTGCAAGTCTTGACAAACCAAAACACAGTGTTGCTATATAGATCAAAGAGTTTAATTTCTAGCTCCGCGAGATCTTGAGCGAGAGATTGCAGCTTTCCAGTGAGAGAAGTAACCTGCCTTTGAAGATTTGGTATGAGTTGCTTAGCCTGTTTCAGCTCCACTCCCTGCTTCTCCAAAAAGTCATGAACTTGCGAATTCACGGCGTCTGGGAATAGAACAACAATTTTAAGAGACTTTATCTCTTCCCTTTGGTTCAAGCACAAATCTTTTAGTTTTTCAACCTAAAAGTTGCATAGTGATTAGTAACATTCAAGAATAGCCTCATCTTAGAGCTTATACACCATTAACTGATAAACACTACTCAAAAGACTAAAAGGATCAGATGTGAAATTTGCAA
Coding sequences within:
- the LOC121773459 gene encoding uncharacterized protein LOC121773459 isoform X2 is translated as MVLRSERELLSLNKEQEELIAELKFLLGEKNTEVEKLKDLCLNQREEIKSLKIVVLFPDAVNSQVHDFLEKQGVELKQAKQLIPNLQRQVKADKYSGRGFCDDDFNSPRTPSYDQEDASNFPEYRSRDYTTPGSPDDMFLNNLNPCLTPYSKTKSKEFDLYGSPADGGPSPDTCGTKLSKSSECSQSQSSKACKGFVGRPASCSSGTRRTKWKPNASQQTILIVQLVENRDRLLCNSSAVTSS
- the LOC121773459 gene encoding uncharacterized protein LOC121773459 isoform X1; its protein translation is MVLRSERELLSLNKEQEELIAELKFLLGEKNTEVEKLKDLCLNQREEIKSLKIVVLFPDAVNSQVHDFLEKQGVELKQAKQLIPNLQRQVKADKYSGRGFCDDDFNSPRTPSYDQEDASNFPYDQEYRSRDYTTPGSPDDMFLNNLNPCLTPYSKTKSKEFDLYGSPADGGPSPDTCGTKLSKSSECSQSQSSKACKGFVGRPASCSSGTRRTKWKPNASQQTILIVQLVENRDRLLCNSSAVTSS